CCTTCGTACACCGGGGACACCGTGTATTTCGGACCGCCGAACACTTTCGCCCGCATCTTGCGGGCCTGGATGAAGGAAAACTCGGCGACGCCGCGGCAGACGCGGCGGCTGATTTTTTCCGTGCGGTACGCCACCTCGTCAAGTCCTTTCCCTTCCCGCCATTCTTTCGCGCCGTAGGCATCGTCCACCGCCATCCGCACGACCGAAATCGGAGCGTGAATGCCGGGCAACGGGTTGACGCCAGGAATCCGGCGGCCGGTCCGAATGATCACGGTGCCGTCAATGCCTTTCCGCAAAATCGCGTTCGGCGATCCCACATCGCCCGGCGTTTCCGGCGTAATGGTGGCCGCTTTGATGCCGTAACCGCATTCTTTCATCGCTTGCGCCGCTTCGTGCACCACCTGGTTATTGGTGGCACGGCGGTTTTCCAGAGACAGATCAAACCGTTTGAATTCGATATCGAGACCGATCACGGACGGATCCAGCACGCGCAGCGCTTCTTCCAGCAGTTCCTGTCCGGTTTGGTCCCCTTCCATCACGACAACCGTCTTTTTTTTCACTTGCCTTCACCTCAATCAACGATAAGTCCACAAGCAACAGGAAGGGAGTGCATTTTGACTCCCGGATAGTTTTCGCCATACGAGGAGCAAACTTACATCGCCTGTTGCGGCTGCAAAGCCATTCTGCCGACGTTCCTTCAGGTCATGATCCACTAGCGCGCCAACATTTTGCTGATGATCTGCGCGGTCTGCCGGGCTGCCGGAATAAAACGCTGCACCGCATCCTGCGTGAAA
This portion of the Effusibacillus pohliae DSM 22757 genome encodes:
- a CDS encoding isocitrate/isopropylmalate family dehydrogenase encodes the protein MKKKTVVVMEGDQTGQELLEEALRVLDPSVIGLDIEFKRFDLSLENRRATNNQVVHEAAQAMKECGYGIKAATITPETPGDVGSPNAILRKGIDGTVIIRTGRRIPGVNPLPGIHAPISVVRMAVDDAYGAKEWREGKGLDEVAYRTEKISRRVCRGVAEFSFIQARKMRAKVFGGPKYTVSPVYEGMLKEEMDRAAAKNKDVRYEPQLIDATYALLLNSYGEPLVIPALNRDGDCLSDLVLQMFGSIAGSESLLISFDEDYNPRTVMAEAPHGTAPSLFGKNVANPMAMILAGAALLSFFHTEEADRASRAIYESTLETIVDGIRTADLGGSTGTREFTDEVIRRVKTKLEVWSTLA